A region from the Phycisphaerales bacterium genome encodes:
- a CDS encoding zinc ribbon domain-containing protein — translation MSRARKWIRIGRNVLLLITVCVAGWLLAQPFVETKPNSQWSATRFTALIDGTLYVAELREEVSQAPWHLVRDVSVKAAPVKDLANPSRSIPNAAWPLHLELERNSNRVRIVETLSEKVIVDDAEVAWFGFRGPDVASEAPPVSWLGNRLALWPPGSLGVPFWRQSVNHPARLGRQYELSIYWPYAYKVIGAALGAALVILIACWLIDRLLAPYVAGACQKCGYDLRGSTSNQCPECGAPVGAASSTSVPTAE, via the coding sequence ATGTCGCGAGCGCGGAAGTGGATTCGCATCGGCAGGAATGTCCTGCTGTTGATCACCGTGTGCGTGGCCGGCTGGCTGCTCGCGCAGCCGTTCGTCGAAACAAAGCCGAATTCGCAGTGGTCGGCCACGCGGTTTACGGCGCTGATCGACGGCACACTCTACGTTGCCGAGCTGCGCGAAGAAGTCTCGCAAGCGCCCTGGCACCTTGTTCGTGATGTGAGCGTCAAGGCAGCGCCGGTCAAGGATCTGGCGAATCCCTCGAGAAGCATACCAAATGCCGCGTGGCCATTGCACCTGGAACTTGAGCGCAACAGCAACCGAGTCAGGATCGTCGAGACGCTCAGCGAGAAGGTCATCGTCGATGATGCGGAGGTGGCGTGGTTCGGCTTTCGAGGACCCGATGTCGCGTCAGAGGCGCCGCCCGTCTCCTGGCTCGGCAACCGGCTCGCACTGTGGCCCCCAGGTTCACTCGGCGTCCCGTTCTGGCGGCAATCGGTCAATCACCCGGCAAGACTCGGCAGGCAATACGAGCTTTCGATCTACTGGCCGTATGCATACAAGGTAATCGGCGCAGCCCTTGGCGCGGCTCTCGTTATTCTCATTGCCTGCTGGCTCATCGATCGGTTGCTGGCTCCATACGTGGCCGGTGCTTGCCAGAAGTGCGGCTACGACCTGCGCGGCAGCACATCGAACCAGTGTCCGGAGTGCGGAGCGCCGGTCGGAGCCGCTTCAAGCACGTCTGTTCCGACTGCAGAGTAG
- the truB gene encoding tRNA pseudouridine(55) synthase TruB, with protein MAEPADQLEPLCGLIVVDKPYRLSSTSIVRVVKRRARGVKTGHAGTLDPLASGILICCIGRATRWVERLMAMSKTYECTIDLSAVSSTHDLEGVITPLENLTPPARDAIESVLAERFTGTILQTPPIHSAMRIGGKRAYHLARRGREVTLEPRPVRIDSIEVMSCEWPHLTIRTTCGRGTYIRSLAFDIGAALGVGGYLTALRRTAIGPFDESRAFKLDDVPDPIEQEHLIGLDEAGLN; from the coding sequence ATGGCCGAGCCTGCCGATCAACTCGAACCACTCTGCGGCCTCATCGTCGTCGACAAGCCCTACCGCCTGTCGTCCACCTCGATCGTCCGCGTCGTCAAGCGCCGCGCACGCGGCGTGAAGACCGGCCACGCCGGCACGCTCGATCCGCTGGCCTCGGGCATTCTGATCTGCTGCATCGGCCGGGCCACGCGCTGGGTCGAGCGCCTCATGGCGATGTCCAAGACCTATGAGTGCACGATCGATCTGAGCGCGGTGTCGAGCACGCATGATCTCGAAGGGGTCATCACGCCGCTGGAGAATCTCACGCCGCCGGCGCGCGATGCGATCGAGAGCGTTCTGGCCGAGCGATTTACAGGGACGATCCTGCAGACGCCGCCGATCCACTCGGCGATGCGCATCGGCGGCAAGCGGGCGTACCACCTCGCGCGGCGCGGCCGGGAGGTGACGCTCGAACCGCGCCCGGTCCGCATAGACTCGATCGAAGTGATGTCCTGCGAGTGGCCGCACCTGACGATCCGCACGACCTGCGGCCGGGGCACGTACATCCGCTCGCTGGCGTTCGACATCGGCGCAGCGCTGGGCGTGGGCGGCTATCTGACCGCGCTCCGCCGCACCGCCATCGGTCCGTTCGATGAATCGCGCGCATTCAAACTCGACGATGTGCCGGACCCGATTGAGCAGGAGCACCTGATCGGGTTGGACGAGGCTGGACTCAACTGA
- the metG gene encoding methionine--tRNA ligase subunit beta encodes MQFKDPIKYDDFAKIDLRVATVRAAAHHPNADKLLVLQLDDGSEAGRQICAGIRGHYEPEQLVGKQIVIVANLEPRKIRGEVSNGMLCAASDLTDGEEARKVILLAIDKPVPPGSPIS; translated from the coding sequence ATGCAGTTCAAAGACCCCATCAAGTACGACGACTTCGCGAAGATCGATCTCCGCGTCGCGACCGTCAGGGCCGCAGCGCACCACCCCAACGCCGACAAACTCCTCGTGCTCCAGCTCGACGACGGCAGCGAAGCCGGCCGGCAGATCTGCGCCGGCATTCGCGGTCATTACGAGCCGGAACAGCTTGTGGGTAAGCAGATCGTCATCGTCGCCAACCTTGAGCCGCGCAAGATCCGCGGCGAAGTGAGCAACGGCATGCTCTGCGCCGCCAGCGACCTCACCGACGGCGAAGAAGCGCGAAAGGTCATCCTGTTGGCCATCGACAAGCCGGTGCCCCCGGGGTCGCCGATCAGTTGA
- a CDS encoding response regulator, with protein sequence MTVSDISKKQVFTTGEAAAICKVSQQTIIRCFDNGRLQGFRVPGSRFRRIPRAELIKFMRENDIPPDLIEGAKKRILVVDDDDQIIELFVDVLSRDDRFEVQTAQTGYEAGMITESFRPHLIILDYMLPDINGNVVCKRIRENEELANTKIIIVSGVVNPDEINELLKAGADDFVKKPFNIEKLVARIGELLEV encoded by the coding sequence ATGACCGTGAGCGACATCTCCAAAAAGCAGGTGTTCACCACCGGCGAAGCGGCCGCCATCTGCAAGGTCAGTCAGCAGACGATCATCCGCTGCTTTGACAACGGCCGGCTGCAGGGCTTCCGCGTGCCCGGCTCGCGCTTCCGCCGCATCCCCCGCGCCGAACTCATCAAGTTCATGCGCGAGAACGACATTCCGCCGGATCTCATCGAAGGCGCCAAGAAGCGCATCCTCGTCGTCGATGACGATGACCAGATCATCGAACTCTTCGTCGACGTGCTCTCGCGCGATGACCGCTTCGAAGTGCAGACGGCCCAGACCGGCTACGAAGCGGGCATGATCACCGAGTCCTTCCGGCCGCACCTGATCATCCTCGATTACATGCTGCCGGACATCAACGGCAACGTGGTGTGCAAGCGCATCCGCGAGAACGAAGAACTCGCCAACACGAAGATCATCATCGTGTCCGGCGTGGTCAATCCCGACGAGATCAACGAACTGCTCAAGGCCGGCGCCGACGACTTCGTCAAGAAGCCGTTCAACATCGAAAAACTTGTCGCGCGCATCGGCGAACTGCTCGAAGTCTGA
- the tsaB gene encoding tRNA (adenosine(37)-N6)-threonylcarbamoyltransferase complex dimerization subunit type 1 TsaB produces MPEPADSISLAIEASGPDATVAVARGDSLLHLEPVSKAARHDDDLMPAIDRAFRSVNATPRDLRTIYVSVGPGGFTGLRIAVSAAKMLAFATGCALFPIPEADAIREAVDMSEPMLICLGGKRGCYWTLTSGAGGAAEAQVLDLQQITQEAAASGIRSVAVNQPAHRVADLAQVCTAHGLRLVCTQPDASHVSTAGRKQERSHPPTPPADLLPIYPREPEAVRLWRERQR; encoded by the coding sequence GTGCCCGAGCCCGCCGACAGCATCTCCCTGGCCATCGAGGCCAGCGGACCGGACGCCACCGTCGCCGTGGCCCGGGGCGATTCGTTGCTGCACCTCGAGCCCGTCTCCAAAGCCGCCCGGCACGACGACGACCTCATGCCAGCCATCGACCGGGCCTTCCGGAGCGTCAACGCCACACCACGGGACTTGCGGACCATCTACGTTTCCGTCGGGCCCGGTGGCTTCACCGGCCTGCGCATTGCCGTGTCCGCGGCGAAGATGCTGGCGTTCGCCACGGGATGCGCTCTTTTCCCGATTCCCGAGGCCGATGCGATCCGTGAGGCGGTTGACATGTCCGAGCCCATGCTCATCTGCCTCGGGGGCAAGCGCGGCTGCTATTGGACCCTCACCAGCGGCGCCGGCGGCGCCGCCGAGGCACAAGTTCTTGATTTGCAGCAGATTACGCAGGAGGCGGCCGCGTCGGGCATCAGGTCCGTCGCGGTGAACCAGCCGGCGCATCGCGTGGCGGACCTCGCACAAGTGTGCACTGCTCATGGCCTTAGATTGGTTTGCACGCAGCCCGACGCCTCACACGTCTCGACCGCCGGCCGCAAGCAGGAGCGATCGCATCCGCCCACGCCTCCGGCCGATCTGCTGCCGATCTACCCGCGCGAGCCAGAGGCGGTTCGGCTCTGGCGGGAGCGACAGCGGTAA
- the pdhA gene encoding pyruvate dehydrogenase (acetyl-transferring) E1 component subunit alpha: protein MTMTDPQAVSQPVERVSAKTRLKWLRDMMLIREFELRTMQAYQEAKIGGFCHVYIGQEACAVGCIAATNPDDPVITAYRDHGHALARGMEARYAMAEMFGKIGGCAKGKGGSMHFFDKRTHFYGGHAIVGGQTPIGAGLAFATRYENEVLGQGKKRVTLCFLGDGALNQGALHEAMNLCAILDLPCIFVVENNRYSMGTSIERGTSMADDLSTKAAAYGMPYFQADGMDVCAVYNVMKRVVDRMRSEQRPAFVEISTYRYKGHSMSDPQKYRTKDEVSEYEANDPIRRLADALIEAGSLNEDGFKELNQSVRDEVRDAIKWAEQSPEPDPATELYSDVVTEPFGAYGPTSLPEMCEHEPGEAPESP, encoded by the coding sequence ATGACCATGACTGACCCGCAGGCAGTGAGTCAACCCGTGGAGCGCGTAAGCGCCAAGACGCGCCTGAAATGGCTGCGCGACATGATGCTCATCCGCGAGTTTGAACTGCGGACGATGCAGGCGTACCAGGAGGCGAAGATCGGCGGCTTCTGCCACGTCTACATCGGGCAGGAGGCCTGCGCGGTCGGCTGCATCGCCGCGACCAATCCGGATGATCCGGTCATCACCGCCTACCGCGACCACGGCCACGCCCTGGCGCGCGGCATGGAGGCCCGCTACGCCATGGCCGAGATGTTCGGCAAGATCGGCGGATGCGCCAAGGGCAAGGGCGGCTCGATGCACTTCTTTGACAAGCGCACCCACTTCTACGGCGGGCACGCGATCGTCGGCGGACAGACCCCCATCGGCGCCGGCCTCGCGTTCGCCACCCGCTACGAAAACGAAGTGCTCGGTCAGGGCAAGAAGCGCGTCACGCTGTGCTTCCTCGGCGACGGAGCGCTCAACCAGGGCGCGCTGCACGAGGCGATGAACCTCTGCGCCATTCTCGATCTGCCGTGCATCTTCGTCGTCGAAAACAACCGTTATTCAATGGGCACGTCGATCGAGCGCGGCACGTCGATGGCCGACGATCTGTCGACCAAGGCGGCGGCGTACGGCATGCCCTACTTCCAGGCCGACGGCATGGATGTGTGCGCGGTGTACAACGTGATGAAGCGCGTCGTCGATCGCATGCGCAGCGAGCAGCGGCCGGCGTTCGTCGAGATCAGCACCTACCGGTACAAGGGCCACTCCATGTCGGACCCGCAGAAGTACCGCACCAAAGACGAGGTGTCCGAGTACGAAGCGAACGATCCCATCCGCCGGTTGGCCGATGCGTTGATCGAAGCAGGAAGCCTGAACGAAGACGGTTTCAAGGAACTGAACCAAAGCGTGCGCGATGAAGTCCGCGACGCCATCAAGTGGGCGGAGCAGTCGCCTGAACCGGACCCTGCGACGGAGCTGTACAGCGACGTCGTCACCGAGCCGTTCGGCGCGTATGGGCCGACGAGTCTTCCCGAGATGTGCGAGCACGAACCCGGCGAAGCGCCGGAGTCGCCCTAG
- a CDS encoding pyruvate dehydrogenase complex E1 component subunit beta, which produces MGAAVATRQIQFREAIREAMSEEMRRDKRVFLMGEEVAQYQGAYKVSQGMLDEFGEKRVIDVPISENGFAGLGVGAAMMGLRPIIEFMSWSFSLVAADQILNNAPKMLYMSGGQFGCPVVFRGNDGAGGQLGSTHSWAVEGLFANVPGLRIVIPSTPYDAKGLLKTAIRCDDPVFFLESERMLGNKGPVPEEEYLIPFGKADIKRAGGDCTLVSFGRPVHFCLEAAEKLAEEGIECEVIDGRTIRPLDMDTIIESIRKTNYCVVVDQSWPFGSVASEVATQIYERAMDHLDNRVYRVCSDDVPAPYSKNLEQAMLPNPGKIIKAVRQAMYLE; this is translated from the coding sequence ATGGGTGCTGCGGTAGCCACACGTCAGATACAGTTTCGCGAAGCGATACGCGAAGCGATGAGCGAAGAGATGCGCCGCGACAAGCGCGTGTTTCTGATGGGCGAAGAAGTCGCGCAGTATCAGGGCGCGTACAAAGTCAGTCAGGGCATGCTCGATGAGTTCGGCGAGAAGCGCGTCATCGACGTGCCCATCTCGGAAAACGGCTTTGCCGGGCTGGGCGTCGGCGCCGCCATGATGGGGCTGCGGCCGATCATCGAGTTCATGTCGTGGTCGTTCTCGCTCGTCGCAGCCGACCAGATCCTCAACAACGCGCCCAAGATGCTCTACATGTCCGGCGGGCAGTTCGGCTGCCCGGTCGTGTTCCGCGGCAACGACGGCGCCGGCGGGCAACTCGGCTCGACGCACTCGTGGGCCGTCGAGGGCCTGTTCGCCAACGTGCCCGGACTGCGCATTGTCATTCCCTCGACGCCTTACGACGCCAAGGGGCTGCTCAAGACGGCGATCCGCTGCGATGACCCCGTGTTCTTCCTTGAATCCGAGCGCATGCTCGGCAACAAGGGCCCGGTGCCCGAGGAGGAATACCTCATCCCCTTTGGCAAGGCGGACATCAAGCGCGCCGGCGGCGACTGCACCCTGGTCAGTTTCGGCCGGCCGGTGCACTTCTGCCTTGAAGCGGCTGAGAAGCTGGCCGAGGAGGGCATCGAGTGCGAAGTGATCGACGGCCGCACCATTCGGCCGCTCGACATGGACACGATTATCGAGAGCATCCGCAAGACGAATTACTGCGTAGTCGTGGATCAGTCCTGGCCCTTCGGCTCGGTGGCGAGCGAGGTCGCGACGCAGATCTACGAGCGCGCGATGGATCATCTCGACAACCGCGTGTACCGCGTGTGCAGCGACGACGTGCCGGCGCCGTACAGCAAGAACCTGGAGCAGGCCATGCTGCCCAATCCCGGCAAGATCATCAAGGCGGTCAGGCAGGCGATGTACCTGGAGTGA